In the Corythoichthys intestinalis isolate RoL2023-P3 chromosome 12, ASM3026506v1, whole genome shotgun sequence genome, one interval contains:
- the LOC130927114 gene encoding claudin-14-like: MASSAVQLLGFILSLLGFVGTLAATLLPHWRTSTYVGSNIITATAYMKGLWMECVWHSTGIYQCEVYRSLLALPQDMQAARALMVLSCVSSTLAIVASVMGMKCTYFAQGSLIKSPLVMSGGICFLCAGLLCLTTVSWTTNDVIIDFYDPLLPSGMKYEIGLAVYLGYASACLSLCGGVVLIWSSSGERSPRFPQRQMSQPTSPPPYNNNFTPAPPYNPAEALKDNRAPSLFSVSSSGYRLNNYV, from the exons ATGGCCAGCTCTGCTGTTCAGCTCCTTGGTTTTATATTGAGCCTGCTTGGGTTTGTGGGAACTTTAGCTGCCACTCTACTCCCACACTGGCGAACATCAACCTATGTTGGCTCAAACATTATCACAGCAACAGCCTATATGAAAGGTCTGTGGATGGAGTGTGTGTGGCACAGCACAGGTATTTATCAGTGTGAGGTGTACAGATCTTTACTGGCGCTGCCGCAGGATATGCAG GCCGCACGTGCACTTATGGTGCTCTCCTGCGTCTCCTCCACCCTGGCAATTGTGGCTTCTGTGATGGGGATGAAGTGCACCTACTTTGCTCAAGGCTCATTAATTAAGTCTCCACTCGTGATGAGTGGAGGGATATGTTTTCTCTGTGCCGGATTACTCTGCTTGACCACTGTGTCCTGGACCACCAATGACGTGATCATAGATTTCTATGACCCCTTACTTCCAAGTGGCATGAAATACGAAATTGGCCTGGCGGTGTATCTCGGTTACGCGTCAGCCTGCCTCAGCCTGTGTGGGGGAGTGGTACTGATCTGGAGCAGCAGCGGTGAACGGTCACCGAGGTTTCCCCAAAGGCAGATGAGTCAGCCAACATCCCCTCCTCCTTATAACAACAATTTCACTCCAGCACCCCCTTACAATCCTGCAGAGGCACTAAAGGACAATCGCGCACCGTCACTTTTCTCAGTCTCCAGCAGTGGTTACAGACTTAATAATTATGTCTAA
- the LOC130927113 gene encoding F-box only protein 47-like isoform X1 has translation MAKGRPGTYAHSRRRRGTVVNSSQTMEEINFFQKLPLELVHMILDNLSVLEVSKLCLASTQMNRCVVDYISTHAWKNKMMHHSYHYISCPEQECLSGHFRDLGVLFKRCTMLLPTKERLKCVMYTFSQVPCFLQDSCSQPNCIGFFRYGIFLQTLIAGWDDLECQKVFSFLCEVTNLLRKIEAVTTNGKPGLKCNEELELRYFCRKVLLDLSPHPSECRFWLLQLLRPWPLVSQAHLLLILYGPQLATGPISWQDLVEEVLPRNALVDLAKSIILVFNNPQNKKSSIQSTLAIFEEITVIPQEWHVHNIARLLVLCGHKLCYIILANKVQSGQITSVATIIVFIILVFEKDYNKMNWVVNLVKQLHRSFSISGQKLTFIRLLEYKCSDVMAQYLATYANGNRDENGETLLTASQLLTAIGRFHANILEGLLE, from the exons ATGGCGAAAGGAAGACCAGGAACGTACGCGCATAGTCGTCGTCGTCGTGGAACTGTCGTGAACAGCAGTCAGACGATGGAGGAGATAAACTTTTTCCAAAAACTTCCACTGGAGTTGGTTCATATGATTTTGGACAACCTATCAG TGCTGGAGGTCAGTAAGCTCTGTTTAGCGTCCACACAAATGAATAGATGTGTGGTGGACTATATCAGCACTCACGCCTGGAAAAACAAAATGATGCACCATAGCTACCATTACATCAGTTGCCCTGAGCAGGAATGTTTGAGTGGACATTTCAGAGACCTGG GTGTATTGTTCAAACGTTGTACAATGCTGCTACCTACAAAGGAAAGGCTGAAATGTGTCATGTACACGTTTTCACAG gttccatgcttCTTACAGGATAGTTGCTCACAGCCAAATTGCATTGGTTTCTTTAGATATGGAATTTTTTTGCAG ACCCTAATTGCTGGGTGGGATGATCTGGAGTGCCAAAAAGTATTCTCCTTTTTGTGTGAAGTCACCAATTTGCTCCGTAAAATTGAGGCAGTCACTACCAATGGGAAACCTG GGCTGAAATGCAATGAAGAGCTAGAGCTTCGCTACTTCTGCCGTAAGGTTTTGCTGGACTTGTCACCGCACCCATCAGAATGTCGATTTTGGCTCCTGCAGCTCCTGAGGCCCTGGCCTTTGGTCAGCCAGGCACACCTACTGTTAATCCTATATGGACCACAACTGGCTACAG GCCCCATCAGTTGGCAGGATCTCGTGGAAGAGGTGCTGCCTCGGAATGCTTTGGTTGACCTGGCCAAGTCCATCATTTTGGTCTTCAACAacccccaaaataaaaaatcttcCATACAATCAACCCTGGCCATCTTCGAAGAGATCACTG TAATTCCTCAGGAATGGCACGTGCATAATATTGCTCGTCTCTTGGTGCTATGTGGCCATAAACTGTGCTACATTATCTTGGCCAACAAGGTCCAATCTGGACAGATCACATCTGTTGCCACAATAATTGTCTTCATTATTCTG GTGTTTGAAAAGGACTACAATAAAATGAATTGGGTGGTGAATTTGGTGAAGCAGCTGCACAGGAGCTTCAGCATATCTGGGCAAAAGCTCACCTTCATTCGCCTTCTGGAGTACAAGTGCTCAGACGTTATGGCTCAGTATCTTGCCACGTACGCAAATG GAAACCGTGATGAAAATGGGGAAACTTTATTGACCGCGAGTCAACTCTTGACTGCCATTGGAAGATTTCATGCAAATATCCTGGAAGGGTTGCTTGAATAA
- the LOC130927113 gene encoding F-box only protein 47-like isoform X2: protein MAKGRPGTYAHSRRRRGTVVNSSQTMEEINFFQKLPLELVHMILDNLSGVLFKRCTMLLPTKERLKCVMYTFSQVPCFLQDSCSQPNCIGFFRYGIFLQTLIAGWDDLECQKVFSFLCEVTNLLRKIEAVTTNGKPGLKCNEELELRYFCRKVLLDLSPHPSECRFWLLQLLRPWPLVSQAHLLLILYGPQLATGPISWQDLVEEVLPRNALVDLAKSIILVFNNPQNKKSSIQSTLAIFEEITVIPQEWHVHNIARLLVLCGHKLCYIILANKVQSGQITSVATIIVFIILVFEKDYNKMNWVVNLVKQLHRSFSISGQKLTFIRLLEYKCSDVMAQYLATYANGNRDENGETLLTASQLLTAIGRFHANILEGLLE from the exons ATGGCGAAAGGAAGACCAGGAACGTACGCGCATAGTCGTCGTCGTCGTGGAACTGTCGTGAACAGCAGTCAGACGATGGAGGAGATAAACTTTTTCCAAAAACTTCCACTGGAGTTGGTTCATATGATTTTGGACAACCTATCAG GTGTATTGTTCAAACGTTGTACAATGCTGCTACCTACAAAGGAAAGGCTGAAATGTGTCATGTACACGTTTTCACAG gttccatgcttCTTACAGGATAGTTGCTCACAGCCAAATTGCATTGGTTTCTTTAGATATGGAATTTTTTTGCAG ACCCTAATTGCTGGGTGGGATGATCTGGAGTGCCAAAAAGTATTCTCCTTTTTGTGTGAAGTCACCAATTTGCTCCGTAAAATTGAGGCAGTCACTACCAATGGGAAACCTG GGCTGAAATGCAATGAAGAGCTAGAGCTTCGCTACTTCTGCCGTAAGGTTTTGCTGGACTTGTCACCGCACCCATCAGAATGTCGATTTTGGCTCCTGCAGCTCCTGAGGCCCTGGCCTTTGGTCAGCCAGGCACACCTACTGTTAATCCTATATGGACCACAACTGGCTACAG GCCCCATCAGTTGGCAGGATCTCGTGGAAGAGGTGCTGCCTCGGAATGCTTTGGTTGACCTGGCCAAGTCCATCATTTTGGTCTTCAACAacccccaaaataaaaaatcttcCATACAATCAACCCTGGCCATCTTCGAAGAGATCACTG TAATTCCTCAGGAATGGCACGTGCATAATATTGCTCGTCTCTTGGTGCTATGTGGCCATAAACTGTGCTACATTATCTTGGCCAACAAGGTCCAATCTGGACAGATCACATCTGTTGCCACAATAATTGTCTTCATTATTCTG GTGTTTGAAAAGGACTACAATAAAATGAATTGGGTGGTGAATTTGGTGAAGCAGCTGCACAGGAGCTTCAGCATATCTGGGCAAAAGCTCACCTTCATTCGCCTTCTGGAGTACAAGTGCTCAGACGTTATGGCTCAGTATCTTGCCACGTACGCAAATG GAAACCGTGATGAAAATGGGGAAACTTTATTGACCGCGAGTCAACTCTTGACTGCCATTGGAAGATTTCATGCAAATATCCTGGAAGGGTTGCTTGAATAA
- the LOC130927115 gene encoding ADP-ribosylation factor-like protein 6 isoform X3 has product MGLLDKLSGWLGLRKKEVNVLCLGLDNSGKTTIINQMKPLNTPGQEIVPTIGFNIEKFKNSSLSFTVFDMSGQSRYRNLWEHYYKESHAIIFVIDSSDKLRMVVAKEELDTLLNHADICCKKLPVLFFANKMDLRDAMSSVKVSQMLCLENIKDKPWHICASNAIEGEGLQEGMDWLQEQITQSYQNNDHLNE; this is encoded by the exons ATGGGGTTGCTGGATAAACTGTCAGGCTGGCTCGGCCTGAGGAAGAAGGAAGTCAATGTTTTATGTTTGGGACTGGACAACAGTGGTAAAACTACCATCATCAACCAGATGAAACCACTTAAT ACACCAGGACAAGAAATAGTTCCAACAATTGGCTTCAACATTGAAAAGTTCAAGAATTCAAG TCTTTCTTTCACAGTATTCGACATGTCTGGCCAAAGTAGATACAGAAACCTGTGGGAGCACTATTACAA AGAAAGTCATGCCATCATTTTTGTGATAGACAGCAGTGACAAACTGAGAATGGTTGTTGCAAAAGAGGAGTTAGACACTCTTCTCAACCACGCAG ATATTTGCTGTAAAAAGCTGCCGGTGCTGTTCTTTGCAAATAAGATGGATCTACGAGATGCCATGTCATCTGTCAAGGTCTCTCAGATGTTGTGTTTGGAGAATATCAAAGACAAACCATGGCACATCTg CGCTAGCAATGCTATCGAGGGAGAAGGCTTACAGGAGGGGATGGATTGGCTCCAAG AACAAATTACACA GTCATATCAAAACAATGACCACCTGAACGAGTGA
- the LOC130927115 gene encoding ADP-ribosylation factor-like protein 6 isoform X1, whose amino-acid sequence MGLLDKLSGWLGLRKKEVNVLCLGLDNSGKTTIINQMKPLNRSNCLGPFSEEWKHVSQTPGQEIVPTIGFNIEKFKNSSLSFTVFDMSGQSRYRNLWEHYYKESHAIIFVIDSSDKLRMVVAKEELDTLLNHADICCKKLPVLFFANKMDLRDAMSSVKVSQMLCLENIKDKPWHICASNAIEGEGLQEGMDWLQEQITQSYQNNDHLNE is encoded by the exons ATGGGGTTGCTGGATAAACTGTCAGGCTGGCTCGGCCTGAGGAAGAAGGAAGTCAATGTTTTATGTTTGGGACTGGACAACAGTGGTAAAACTACCATCATCAACCAGATGAAACCACTTAAT CGTTCAAATTGTTTAGGCCCATTCTCAGAAGAGTGGAAACATGTTAGTCAG ACACCAGGACAAGAAATAGTTCCAACAATTGGCTTCAACATTGAAAAGTTCAAGAATTCAAG TCTTTCTTTCACAGTATTCGACATGTCTGGCCAAAGTAGATACAGAAACCTGTGGGAGCACTATTACAA AGAAAGTCATGCCATCATTTTTGTGATAGACAGCAGTGACAAACTGAGAATGGTTGTTGCAAAAGAGGAGTTAGACACTCTTCTCAACCACGCAG ATATTTGCTGTAAAAAGCTGCCGGTGCTGTTCTTTGCAAATAAGATGGATCTACGAGATGCCATGTCATCTGTCAAGGTCTCTCAGATGTTGTGTTTGGAGAATATCAAAGACAAACCATGGCACATCTg CGCTAGCAATGCTATCGAGGGAGAAGGCTTACAGGAGGGGATGGATTGGCTCCAAG AACAAATTACACA GTCATATCAAAACAATGACCACCTGAACGAGTGA
- the LOC130927115 gene encoding ADP-ribosylation factor-like protein 6 isoform X2, whose translation MGLLDKLSGWLGLRKKEVNVLCLGLDNSGKTTIINQMKPLNRSNCLGPFSEEWKHVSQTPGQEIVPTIGFNIEKFKNSSLSFTVFDMSGQSRYRNLWEHYYKESHAIIFVIDSSDKLRMVVAKEELDTLLNHADICCKKLPVLFFANKMDLRDAMSSVKVSQMLCLENIKDKPWHICASNAIEGEGLQEGMDWLQGHIKTMTT comes from the exons ATGGGGTTGCTGGATAAACTGTCAGGCTGGCTCGGCCTGAGGAAGAAGGAAGTCAATGTTTTATGTTTGGGACTGGACAACAGTGGTAAAACTACCATCATCAACCAGATGAAACCACTTAAT CGTTCAAATTGTTTAGGCCCATTCTCAGAAGAGTGGAAACATGTTAGTCAG ACACCAGGACAAGAAATAGTTCCAACAATTGGCTTCAACATTGAAAAGTTCAAGAATTCAAG TCTTTCTTTCACAGTATTCGACATGTCTGGCCAAAGTAGATACAGAAACCTGTGGGAGCACTATTACAA AGAAAGTCATGCCATCATTTTTGTGATAGACAGCAGTGACAAACTGAGAATGGTTGTTGCAAAAGAGGAGTTAGACACTCTTCTCAACCACGCAG ATATTTGCTGTAAAAAGCTGCCGGTGCTGTTCTTTGCAAATAAGATGGATCTACGAGATGCCATGTCATCTGTCAAGGTCTCTCAGATGTTGTGTTTGGAGAATATCAAAGACAAACCATGGCACATCTg CGCTAGCAATGCTATCGAGGGAGAAGGCTTACAGGAGGGGATGGATTGGCTCCAAG GTCATATCAAAACAATGACCACCTGA